The region AAGAAATTCAGGGTAGaatctgaatgaaaaaaaaagaaaatgaaggcaAATGATATGAAACAAATTCCACTGGGATTGGGCACTGACTGAAAAACAGTGTGAATTTATTCCCTATCATGGCTGTGGGTCTGCAGGTAACTGTGGGTAAAACCGCTCAAAGCAGATGGTCAATGTGTTTCTCCTTCCAGTCCTGCACCCCGTAGGCTGCTTTATCTAGATCCTATTTAATCAGCAGGATTTAAACTACTGGAAATCATTTGAGAGTAATTGTATTGAGTATTTGGGAGGGCAAGGAATTGAAAAATGAGTCAGTTTGTTAATCAATATGAGGAGATCCACCCCTTTTGATAGCACGCCACTCCTGCTGTCCTTCCAACCGCCTCTGAAAAGAAGGCTTTTTATATGCATGCAGCATAAGATATGCGGTCTTTGTTCTTTAGAATggtaatttgtgtgtttgttacctAAATGAAAGCTACAGAAATTAATTTGTTGCTGGTTGTGTAAATCGAATTGTGTATGCGGTAAAAGACAATGCTGATCCAAAGGCCTATTCTTTCCCCCGCTTATGTAAATCCTGGCCTTGAAAATTTCATTAATAAGCTGATCACACAATATTTTTGCACCTGTGTAATCCCTTTTGTGGTGTTAAAGGCACAGCGGGGAAGGGGGTTGATGGGAATGGAACAGTAGAGGGAATCAAGGTGTGTTGTGGAGCAGTCAAGGTTGAGACAGATTTTGCAGGTTTTCATTGTCCTATTGTGTATATGCATCTGCtggtcacgtgtgtgtgtgtctgtgtctgcgtgtgtgccagcatccatttttaatgtctgtgtcTTTTGTGTATTCCCTCATTCAGTGGCCAGGGGAGTCTTATTTCTGCATATCTGAGTCGTGACCATCATTGTTTGCCATTCCCCGGTGACACTAAGCATTTGTGATTCAAGTAGCAGACATCGTGACTAGTGGGGCTACCAATGTGGGAGGATGGAGGCCAGGAATGTCACGTCTGATAGTCACCAGTAAATATAATGAAGTTAATTAGACATATGCTACTAGTGAAACCAAGAGGGGGTCAGAAAATTTAAGGAGATCTATTAAGTTTTGCAAAGTTTTCTGCAGAAAGACAGTATCTTTGATTTGCTGCATCCTTACCTCTCCCACTACTCCATTTACCTCAAACAGTTGAAGTGATATTTCCTCAGTCTCCCTCGCTGTCAGTGAGGATGTTTTTAATAAACATCCACTATTTTGTCAGGCACCATTGCGATGCTCTTCTTCACCAACACACAATCCCTCCCTGTGAATCATATTTATCAGGTATTTAAGGCATTCGGTGAAGCGAGAGGAGCGTGACAAACAGTTGGAGCTCGGTGTAACTGACCAGTTGTTGGCACACTCGGAGTGTGAGGAGAGGCTGGAACACGATCGTCCTGAACTTTGCCATTCGGATCTCTCTTTTCAATTAGCTGATCAAATTCAGTGATGGCCAGCTGGTCCTCTCTATGTCTCTCTGTTCACCTCCTGTTTCTTATCAGGCATCATTACAGACATCTAGATTTGGGGGCCTAAGAAGGAGCTCCCCCCACCGTCTGAGTTTGGATTTGGGAGCATGATGCAAAGTATTgatcttttttaaaacattttttttttaccattggCGTTATTAAGTGTCTGCTGTTGCATCTTCACCCAATGTGTGTCTACACAAAGACTACTGATACTATCCTGGCGTGATCAAAACATCCAGGTCGATAGGCGGGTTAATCAGCAGGCTTTTGAGCCGTACCTCTAACCTTGCGGTTTTGACAGGCGAACGGCTGCATTGGAACTAAAATGGCCGGAGGAGAAGGCTTCCTCCTCTCAAGGCTTCCCTCTCTCCACCCTCTTGTCCCACCCTCCAGTCCTCTATCCTCTTTTCTCTGGCACAAAGCTGCTCAGTTGTTCATGAATGTCAGCTCAGTGCTGCCAGCGCTCTCTATCTTACCCTCCCTCACTcgctcagtctctctctctctcactgccTCCCTCACTCCTTATCTCCCTCCCTTAGTTCGCTTAGTGTGCAAAGGAAGAGGGACTGCAAATGAGTTCCTTGAACCACAGGGACCccaataaataaaactgtcaggCAGAGATgtcgaaagaaaaaaaaaaaagggaaggagCCAGAGGCACACTCTCACTGAATATTTCatcacccaccaccaccactctgaCACCCTACCCCCATCACCCGCATCCCCCATCCCCCCTTACCATCCTTGCTTCCCTCCTCTCTTAtgccacccccccactccaacCATTCTCTCCATTCCTGCTCTTCTGAATGCTCTTTATCAtattctacccccccccccccttccatcaTTGCATAGCAACCAAATCCTCCTGCTCACATAGTCCCACCTTCTGGACCCGGGGCcaccagaacaaaaaaaaaaaaaggtcgaCGCCGACTCTGAGGTCAgctgagaaagaagagaagtGAGGGCACATTAAACGGAACACCTGTACGCCGCTGAATAGCCTCCGTCATGACGTGGCTCATCCAGTTTCTGTTGAATATAATCACCTGTGTGTTCCAACAAACACACCTTGTTCTTCAGGCATGAGCTCACCTTTTCACGTCACGGCTGCTGCAGTCAGAGAAGAGCAGCCAATGGctgctttctctctgtctggctTGACATGACAAAGTGAGACCCTCCACTGCCTCGGTCATGCTCATTTCATAATATGTCAGTGGGAGtacatgaatttattttgttggatttggAATGATCCACACTAGTTGCTGTAAGGGTAATCCCACTTCctttctgctcctcctgttTTCACTCATCACTTCCCTCTTCTCTCAGTTTTTCTAACATTTGCTCAGAAAAAGCAAAGTCCCTGTTCACACTAAATGTTAGATGGCATCTCGCATGAGTTCTTCAAAGGAAATCGATACAAACAAAACCCGTGACTGCTCTCCCAAAGAATTCTCGCTGGGTTTCAACGTATTTATGGCACGATGAGCATACATGTATCCCTGACTGTGTGTGGACAGACTCTCCTGGGTTGGTTTGCCTTCTTCTCCAAACAGCTctgataaaatgttaaaatgtgaacGTCCGCCAAAGTCCTCTAGTCGAGCTGCGTTACTGAGCCCATCATCTTGATCGGCAACATTTGCGGTTTCTTCacatataaaaagaaaagggaagttAAAGCTTTAAAATGCAATTCTTCTGAAAACAATGACAACCCACCCATCGTTTGCCTGTTTCAGCCTTACTGGCATACTAAGGACAGAACATGTTTGATTGTCCAGTTTTGTCTATCCTGCATACTTTTTTTTAGTAACGATGGCGTCTGAAAGAGAGCACATTGATGACCACCATTTCTAGTCTTTAGTTTTAAATCTTGCACCAGGaaaaacttttcagtttttctagGGATATCCTTGTCGTGTGAACACAGCGTCAGACATTAGGTGTGAACCGTGTGTCCTGTCTCAGCTGGATGTTGACAGTCTGAGTAGATACAGGATCCAAGGCCTGCAGAGCACCTCTGACAAATACTAGTTTCAGTCAGGAGTGTTTTCGCCATCTTTTTCCCTCCCTTTAACTAAACACTGGGTAGATGGTGTCCCTCAGGGCCAGGGTGTTGCATGcatgtcagtttgtgtgtgtgtgtctgcgtgtgtgtgtctgcgtgtgtgtgtgtctgcgtgtgtgtttatgtgtatctGCATGTGATTGTGTCAAACTGCCAACTCAATCCCTTGACAGCTGTCATTCACTCacattcaggtcttttgtctcTCCTCTCCCGCCCACCTTTGTGATTCTGCCTACCCCCTGAGGTCtttaacgcacacacacacacacacgcacacccggTTTATCAGTTGACCTTTGGGTCACATGTGTTCCGAAAGTCCTGTCAGGTAGCGCCCTATCCCTGCCCTCCTCATCACTTCACACCCCACCCTGCTGAGTTTATTGTTTTACCACAATGGAGCAATCATGGTGGGTGTGGCCTCGACTCTCAACAAGTATTGGTAACTGAAATCACACTCTGGAAAGAGTTTCTGTTTACCCCGAAGCATCCTCTATGCTGATCGGTGCTGTTTTAGCTGTTGATTATTTACACGTTGAAAAGCAGCCATCGTGTCATCCAAACCGCCCTCGTCCTTTCACCTGCTTCTCCTCGGCTTCCGCCCTCCGTTCCGCACCGTGTCAATACCAACGTGCAAAGGTCACCCTGCCAACAGAGAGGCAGCAGtcgataaagaaataaataagcagaagaaaaagggaGTGAAGCGATGGAGGGCAGAGCATTGGCGATTCGCAGGGTTAACTACAGGCTAACATCTCACAAGCACACTCCAAAGGCTCTGGTCTGGGGGGGAATGAGGCCTCTGCTCCCCTTTGCTGTCTTTGTATGTACACTATGTCTTTATCACTTCTTTTCTTGGCTCTGCATTCTTCATTTTCCCCATCACTTGTCTTCTTTGTTCTTTAttctcctcttgtgtgtttaTTGGGGCTGattctctcttcctgtccccccccccccttaagcACACAGGGAGTAGAGTTCGTTAAATCTTTTTTTGGATAGATGTGTGATGTATTTTCCTgtgactttttttctctctcggGGGATGACCTGAGATGTTAGTTTTGAGTCATCAAGATGTGAAGGGTTGATAATTGAGAAAATTCATAAATGAATCTATAGTCATGCACAACGTAGACGGtcgacacacagcagcagagcCACAGGCATGCAGGAATGGGACAAAATACTTCTGTTGTTTATTGTGAATCCTCCAAACACATCGGGACTACTTTGCTATCCAGcgtgcatttatgtgtgtgtgtgtgtgtgtgtgcgttccaTCCGGGCCATGCTTGGGTCAGTGAAGGCCTCCACACTTGGCTTTTGTCAGCTGTTGCCAGAGCTCCAAAAATGGGCAGCCTTTCCAGATCCGCTGCAGACAATCGACCATTCTGTGTTTGAGAGGCAGGCGGGGTGTATTTCCTGGATGTGGGACTGATTTTTCAGGCCCTGGGCCAGACAGAAGGGTGGCCTCTGTCTCCGAGCTGAATGACACTGCTGACTAAGAGCGCACTGAATGGCAGTGGGAGGAAAGTGAGAGTGggctctgtttgtctgtgttttccaATAGGTCTCCTCACCCACAACTCCCCAGCAGATATAAGTAGGCCAGTGTTACAGAATAGTGATTGATTGCATGATGAGTTaatgtggtgtgtctgtgtatctATGAGCTCAAAGCACTGTTGTGTGCATTTTAACAGCCATCCGTGGTTGAGAGTGTTGATTTATAAAGGAGGAAGTCGATATGCATGAGATACTTCTCCTCTATGTgaaacccctttttttttttcatgcagacTTTGATTTTTGCAGACAACCGCTCCAATAAATCATTCATGCAGAGCTCTGTTgacgtttttttcttttatgcgTCTGTGATAACATAATGAAATTGTGATTTATCCACCTGCAGGTCAGTGACTTCCTGTCCGGTCGTTCCCCGCTCACTCTGGCGCTGCGTGTCggtgatcacatgatgtttgtCCAGCTGCAGTTGGCGGCGCAGCAGTCTGGAGGTCCCCAGCTCCAGCACAGACACCTCATTACCCGGGGCGGTGCAGAGACCGCAATGGGACAACCCACCGGGCAGCCCCGTGTtcctcacccccacccacacTCTCACCACTCCCATCATCCACACAGTCACCCCATCTCCCACTTGTCCCAACCCCACATTGTCCCTTCTTCCCCCTCTTCCCCGGGTTCGCCCTCCTTCCCCCTGCCTTCCACGCACCACCAGCCACTCCCTCCCATGTACCACCAGTCACCCTCCTCCACTCAATGTAGCCCCCCtactccccctcctccatcccacTCCCCTCGCCCGTCCCACGTCCCTGGAAGTCTTTTCCGTTCTCCAGCccatcaccattatcaccaccaccactaccaccagcCTTCCTCAGGCCAAACCAGCCATGAAATCGGCCAGAATAGCCCCGTAGCCCCAGTCCTCTGTCCTGAGGTAAGTTTTAAAGTACTATTGGTTTCCATATTGtactgtttgttttgtattcaaCCGCTTATTGCAGAAACTAGCTTGCGTGTGTTAATGCAAGGTTCTTCATCGGTGTTAGATAGCAATAAACCAGACTTTTACATAACTGAGGTCATCCTAGGCACTTAGCCCTCTCATGAATGAACAATGGCTGAGGTGGGTTGCAACCGTTTGACCTGAGTGCCGTGAACAACTGAATCAACTTCAGTTAGACTGATTAGATTAGTGGGATATCCCAACAGCATGTAGGCGAACCTGTGGTTTACTCAGGTCTGGAGAAGGTTTGCAtgtgatatgtgtgtgcatgcgtccAAACCACAGTGCACTTAGTCATCACTGTGGAGTGGAGCCTGCTTCCCAAAGCATGCAAACAggccaacacacacatgaaccagtTTGCTAAGCGTCCGTATGACCTCATCCTGTCTATTCAGACTTCAGCTGGAGAGTTAAAAGGCAGATATAATGAATCAGAGTTGGTGTCATGTGAAGACTTCTCAGTAATCATCTTGTTTTTAGGCATTTATCATTAACCTTTACAACcattaatttaacatttgacATATAAACAGCCTCCCACTcatccacaaacacacttttcttcAGCAACCAAAGGTTGTTTAAACTTTCTACAACCCCAGGCTCAAGATAGAAacaaatttgaacatttttagaCTATATGGAAATATGGTTCATattaaaagcagaaaacagggtttTGATTTCAGTTTCCAAAGAATGaacgttaaaaaaataaaaaacgatGGAGAAGCAGGATTACCAACAGTTTAATCTTTCACAGGTTTCTTCTTGCAAGATTCTCTGTATCGCTGTGAAAATATAGCTAAAGATCAAGTTTCCTGTATCAACCTTTACTGCAGAGGTTATTTACTTACTGCAAATTGTATTTACAGTACTGTGATGGAAAGGTCACTGACAGAACTCAGGACAGCGTTTGCATTACATACAGTAAACATAAAAGATATAGGTCATGACTTGACTTCACCATTTAACAACCCCTAAGCTATGCATGAATGTCATTTGTTCTACTTGTTAGCATTGTTTGGGATGTGGAGTTGACTGTTACAGATTGTATGTACCTGTGTCCTTTACATTCTTGgtattacatcttttttttttttcttacaggcTAACTGCAGCACCAACAGCCCCAACAGTGGCACCAGTCCCTCATCGCGCTCTCGTAAACCTGGCGCCATCATTGAGAGCTTTGTCAATCATGCTCCCGGAGTCTTCTCAGGGACCTTTTCAGGTGAGGAGCTGCCTTTAGGATGTATTGCGATAACTATGCACACATTGAGATCTTGGGTTCGGTTGTTGGAGTTTCTACATTCgacatttttgctttttaatttaaatctcagttgaaaactcttttctttccttctcctAGGCACTTTGCACCCTAACTGCCAGGACAGCAATGGCCGTCCTCGACGAGATATCGGTACCATCCTTCAGATCCTAAATGACCTCCTGAGTGCCACACGCCACTACCAGGGCATGCCGCCCTCTCTCACCCAGCTCCGCTACCAGACCCAGTGTGGTTCACCaacctctccatctccctctccgCCTCCGTCACCTCCAGTTGCTAGCATGACGGGCCTTTCTGCCAAAGCTACCTCTGTGCCTGCCAGCAGCCCTAGCACTCCTCCACCGACTCTTCATCCGCTGGTGCAGTGCCAGAGCCAGATCCGCATGTGCAAACCCCCTGGTGAGTAACTCTACACTGTACACCCTCTACTCATGCAAGCACGtcacgcacacaaacagaaacacaagcacacataaaATAATTGTGCTTCCTTTCAAACAATTGCTGGAGTTGCCACagctttgagtgtgtgtttgtgtgtgcagtctTAGCGTCGTCGTTCTACTGAGATCGGCTCAAATGTAGCAAGTTAGTTGTAAAGATCATCATCGTCTTTTTCCTGAATTTCTAGTTTAATGGCACAACAGAGTTGGATATCAATGCATCATTTCCTTGATGAAGCACAATTTTGCAAAGCAATACTGATAAAGCAAGAACAGAAAAGCCACGTTAAAGAGCAGAGTACCATGTTCCTTAGTTAAAGTAAGTTCTTTTCCCTCAGTCTGGTCTTTGAGGCAGAGGAAAAGTGGGAGAAGGAGATTCTTTGAAACACTAAACAGGCTTCTCCAGACCTGTTCAGTCAGGCGTCAGTTGTCAGGCAGCAGAGTCggctttgtttttgtgtgccAAGGAGATAGGTTTACCCCTTCAAGCCAGGGCTGGGCTAtgtttagattagattaggcTTTGGGTGGTTTAGCCTCTGTCTTAGAGAAGGGCTGCAGCTGGGACACATATGGGCTGTGGTTGACAAACCTCAACATACCCATGCCCAAGGCCTGGGCTTGGGTATGTGTTTAAGGACAGATGATACCATTCAGATACGGATGAGTGCTTTAAAACCTGCTTTCCGTGTAGACACACAGGATGTCACGCAGATATCCACAACAGATAACACTGAGTCAGCGTTGTAAAGTTGAAATGACTGTGCTGAGAGACACAGTATTGGTTTTTTTGCTGCCACCTTATCTCACATGGTGGAAACCAAGCCAGACTTTGATGAGTGTTTGGTTTTGTTGGGTACTATGGTTCCCGAGAACAGGTATTaatcttcatcattttctcctGTCTGATGACACGAAGGCATAcatgtctgttgtcatggtCTGACTTTgtctacagtttttttttctctgttgccGGTGGACTCAAACATTGtagttgtgtcaacagactgACTGACCAGTATTATTTTACATCACCTTGGGTGCCCTTATAAGTGTTCATTGAACAGTTGGAATAACACTTATTAACTCTTATTTTCTTAACTCAGGGAAGATCGCCTATTTACTTCCCCCCACATTCTCCCAGCTCTTCCCCCTTTTCAAACGCCATTGTCATCTCTCCTCGTCTGCACTCaacagcccccaccccccacccccattggCCGTCCAAAAACAGCCTTGTCTGTAAAATCCATCTCGCcgtcttcattcctctctttccACGTCTGTGTTGTGTATCAATACATTGTCTGTGTTCATTTGGCCTTTAAATAGACAGATTTATTCTGAAAGCAGCTCTGAAAAGAATTTTCTTTGTGAAGTAGTGGgcagtgagaggaggaggatgtggaaGAGGGGGAGTGTTAAATCTACAACACTAAGCCTCCATTCATCATATGCGTATTTATATCCTGTCCATCAGCCTACAACTGCCCAATTAAGCAGGGGCAAAGTGGAGAAAAGAATTGCCTGTCTGGTGCCATTTCCTCCTACAAATAATTTCTTGCTCACAATGTCATTTGTAAAAGAAGTGAATGAAAGACCAATCCCAACTGATCACAGTTTGCTCTGGGAGAAATGGTGAATAtgctgagtttttttttctgtgtgtgtttgtgtgtgtggacagaggCTATGTGCCTCCTTGAGTCTTGTTCCACGTGGTGTCTTAAGGGAGCCGATGATGAAGTGTCCTCCCGGTGGAGGACTTACCGGACTTAACGCCGTGGCTTAATGCGCCCTCACAGAAACCTGCTTTCATTCAGCCACAGGAATAACCTGCGTTTTCCCATCTGCCCAAAACGTGTGCATACACCGAAGCCACACTCGACATGGAAGCAGCATCTTGAAAATGTCACATAGCGCAGCTGTCTCCAGAGAGCCTTTAACATTTCCACTTGCTAGTTCATGTGCGAGGGTGAAAAGACAAgcgtaaataaaaatgttaactGTACACACATGCTTGCACACTCGAAGTTAAGTCTCGTAAGATTTAGGACAGCCTAGTTTGGTGTCAAGGctttctgtgtggactttgTTGGATCTGAACCGGAGGATATTGGGGTGGACTGACACACTGATTGTCTACTAAATTCCTGTAGAGTGGGCGTCCCACCAGCTCTTCAGCTCACTGCCCCACCAGACCTATTGTGCGGGGGCCATGAACAGGGGCTGCATACAGGGAACCAGGCTTAGCCATTGTGAGGCAGAGGAGGGGAGGGCTATGGGATTAGAGTCCTACCTTTTAGTTCCACTTCCACCATCGCTGCGCTAGTTCAACACAGACCCACGATGGGGTAAAGTTAGCTCTGAAAGCTTTCTCCCGCATCCTTTCCTTCTCATGTATGCCTTCCACGGCCCCTCAGCCCCTCCTGTTCCCTTTTGATATGTCAGGTCATGTTAGCTGCATGCTGACTGGGACAGGGGGGAAGCCAAACTGTGCCAGGAAGAGACatacagagagggagagagacaccctGAGACTCGTGTTTTAGCCCAGAGCTGCTAAATTGAGCCACCACACTCTATCTACTGGTAGGCTTTTCTCTTAGGTTGCCTCACACATGGGGGCTTGTTGTGATACACTTGTATCGGTAGGTCAGTGCACGCCCCATCCATGCAGCAGAGCACAGAGCTATCTTTCTAAGCCAGCCAAGCACATCAGGTGCCCTTTCATTGTCAACaaggagagcgagagagaaaatgcaaatgaaGTCTTAAAGTCATTGAAGAGCTTGTGTCCCTGCAGGGCTGTCAGTGCCCTTTAGGTGGTTGTCAAAATACTCACATTAGCTCCATTTTGATTGGTTGCTTCACTTTGTGATTGATTAGGTCTAGTTCTATTCTTAGTAGAGCTGTTACCCTTTTAATATCAGCCTACTGGTCCCTAACTGTGCAAACTGACCAGTCAGACATATATTGAATGTTGGTCTGTCCTGCTTCGTAGAAACCAAGGCTGACTTTGTTGTGATGAGAATGTCtatcctaccccccccccccatccctttcCAGTTTGCTGGATGCTGAGCAAACACAATGTTCCCTCTGCAACATCACAACACTTATCAAggcatacaaacaaacaacatcgctAAGACAACAGCAAAATAAGGCCAATCTTTACACAATCAATGAAAGGAGAAGCTCCTTTAATCTCCCTGTGCATCCTTCTTACTGCAGCCCTCCTCCCAGCCCTCCTCCCTTTTTCTATACCTCCGTCCTCTGCCTATCCTCCTCTACCTATCCACTCCTCCCATTCTCCCATGTGCTCCTTATCTCAGACCTTGCTGTGTTGCTGGGCTGGGCTCAAAGGCAAAGGAAAACTGACTGACGCATCGATTATTCATAGATCAccccttctttctctccttctgtcAGTTTTTTCGCCCGGCTTTCTCTGCAGTGTTCCGTGTATTTACTGGTTCTGTGTCAGAGTCTTCAGAGAGGAGAGTTGGGGATGGAGAAAGCGCTGGTCCAGATTGAGTTTTGGTGTGATTGGCAGGCAGGGGAATGGTaaagagaaaggagaggaggagattggcatcagcttcctgtctgacctgtcTTCTGTTGGATTACTTCCACTgcacatttctttaaaaaaaaagttgcctgctcacctgtctgtctttttcatTCCCTGTATCCCCCTCTCTTGGTCCTCCAGGGTTGCGTGCTCACATCAAACTCTACATCCAGGCTctgggcctgtgtgtgtgtgcgtgtgcatgctgTATAGTTTGACCTTCTTAGCTCTTCCTAATAATAGCCCTACTGTCATAAACCTAGTCTACAGGAGATTCTTGCAGCCAGCTGTGTCCGGCCCTGCTGCCCAAGGCTCCGGTAGTGACGCTGATGaatggccacacacacacacacacacacacacacacacacacacacacacacacacacacacacacacacacacacacacacacacacacacacacacacacacacacacacacacacacacacacacacacacacacacacacacacacacacacacacacacacacacacacacacacacacacacactgtgtctcAGTTTAGTGTTGCTCCAAGCACATTCTCAAAGCTTTTGCCCAGCCAAAGGCCAAGACCTATGTCCTCACCAATCTGCAACTTTAGACTGTGGGAGCATTCATTCTGATAAATACACATCTTGGATCTTATCCTACTCAGTTGAAATCAAGAAATGACTTAACCCGATGCACAAAGAGATTGTACCAGACaaacaattattattttttttgttggctttgTGCGTTTCATTGTGTACAGCCATATTTCGACACAATTGAGGGGCGGTTTCGCCATTGGCTAGTGAGAGCAGGGTAATAAGGGGAAGAGGGAGgctggagggggaaaaaaaccttgTAGCAGCGTATGTCACTTGGAGCTAAGGCAGTGGAACAATGGCTCAAATATAGGAGACACccgcccccctcctctccttggTATACCCCCTCTTCTCTGGAGATGAGACGTTGTCCTCACATGTAGCGCACACACCATGCATTTGTAGGAGAGACCATGTCAGGAGGAAGTGAATAAAAATCCTAACCTGTCTATGTGACTGAGGTGGAATGTGAAGTACTTGTTTCTAGAACTGGCTAACACTATTCACATCCTTTCTGTTCTCAAAAAGCAGCATTGAGGCTGTGGTGTACATTTTAACTGGGAGAAAAGGATTTGTGCTCCTCCATCTGATAAGCAAATAAGGGAAAGACGTAAACGAAGCCCACACAGAGTCCGGAATTCATTCCGATAGGGTaggagagcagaagagagcacaATCGATTTGGAAAAACTGCCACCTACATCATTTACCCTCCACCCTCTTCCTCTGTCCTTTTCTCTCTTCGCCGTGCCCCAAGGGGAGGAATTCCTTaaccctctcctctcctctcccgcTTCCCCTTCTTCATACTACTCTGGCAAACTGTCTCTGGGGAGACATGGGGCTGGAAGAAAAAGGGGGCGGGGGGCTGTGTGTATCAGAAAGGGGTGAAAGGGATGGAAGTagtgggggggggagtgaaGCGATGGAAGGAGGTGGTTGGGTCAATGAGCAGAGAGTGGGAAGCTACAGccataataaagaaaaaaaaaatagcaggaaGAACCCaatctctccctgtctctctctccgcTTACAATTTCCATTCGCTTGCATTTTCTATTGAAAGCCAATAGCGTTGTCCTGGGCCTCAGATGGATGGCTGCACTAGAGCTAAGGTTTAATCAATAGGTCTTTTTAATTTGCCATCGATCCACGTTAAAAGCTACT is a window of Antennarius striatus isolate MH-2024 chromosome 7, ASM4005453v1, whole genome shotgun sequence DNA encoding:
- the midn gene encoding midnolin isoform X1; the protein is MPKLGKQTVTSQTSARSFTVFATIIGYRMDQHPSARSCTSRGASSCEAVPTEPSMNLYIHSTTGTRFELSLPQEETVEGLKRRLSQKLKVPKERLALLHKETRLSSGKLQDLGISDGSKLTLVPTVEAGLMSQASRPEQSVMQALESLTETQVSDFLSGRSPLTLALRVGDHMMFVQLQLAAQQSGGPQLQHRHLITRGGAETAMGQPTGQPRVPHPHPHSHHSHHPHSHPISHLSQPHIVPSSPSSPGSPSFPLPSTHHQPLPPMYHQSPSSTQCSPPTPPPPSHSPRPSHVPGSLFRSPAHHHYHHHHYHQPSSGQTSHEIGQNSPVAPVLCPEANCSTNSPNSGTSPSSRSRKPGAIIESFVNHAPGVFSGTFSGTLHPNCQDSNGRPRRDIGTILQILNDLLSATRHYQGMPPSLTQLRYQTQCGSPTSPSPSPPPSPPVASMTGLSAKATSVPASSPSTPPPTLHPLVQCQSQIRMCKPPGDRIRQTENRATRCKVERLQLLMQQKRLRRKARRDQRAPYHWLPNRKAGRSNSNSSMSSEGSLDLDFDDSVWKPDVKADLKSEFVMA
- the midn gene encoding midnolin isoform X2 — protein: MDQHPSARSCTSRGASSCEAVPTEPSMNLYIHSTTGTRFELSLPQEETVEGLKRRLSQKLKVPKERLALLHKETRLSSGKLQDLGISDGSKLTLVPTVEAGLMSQASRPEQSVMQALESLTETQVSDFLSGRSPLTLALRVGDHMMFVQLQLAAQQSGGPQLQHRHLITRGGAETAMGQPTGQPRVPHPHPHSHHSHHPHSHPISHLSQPHIVPSSPSSPGSPSFPLPSTHHQPLPPMYHQSPSSTQCSPPTPPPPSHSPRPSHVPGSLFRSPAHHHYHHHHYHQPSSGQTSHEIGQNSPVAPVLCPEANCSTNSPNSGTSPSSRSRKPGAIIESFVNHAPGVFSGTFSGTLHPNCQDSNGRPRRDIGTILQILNDLLSATRHYQGMPPSLTQLRYQTQCGSPTSPSPSPPPSPPVASMTGLSAKATSVPASSPSTPPPTLHPLVQCQSQIRMCKPPGDRIRQTENRATRCKVERLQLLMQQKRLRRKARRDQRAPYHWLPNRKAGRSNSNSSMSSEGSLDLDFDDSVWKPDVKADLKSEFVMA